A genomic region of Arachis stenosperma cultivar V10309 chromosome 9, arast.V10309.gnm1.PFL2, whole genome shotgun sequence contains the following coding sequences:
- the LOC130949142 gene encoding transcriptional corepressor SEUSS-like — MQPTKEVASTAANLNMLNHQQQFLRGLPLPQIPVQFQQQTNILPIYQSGVCAKKMQEFVHCQQRRPADNNIIFWKRFVAEFFAPNGKKSFCFSLYPRTKTRANFSLGGMKKCDICKKNPVNGYEVCFDVLPRLLMVKYESGLLEEKLFTDIPREFRDPSGYIVLVCKKARRESLFHKFRVVHEGSIRIVFSPYIKICSWEFCVTRHEVFISRRHLVPNVNQIGDAISKFRDFAANNNDNNNVAAEEFQESSSKLVAVTQELAKKLEVPMLDDYSGFAKSYVRCLQLSEVGNSMKDMIDFSIRNKIGPIESLAKFPKKFRIGDHGEDQLQQQQQHQNGNHDLNNGGRNNGNTPGMQIGSSS, encoded by the coding sequence ATGCAACCCACTAAAGAAGTAGCTTCCACTGCTGCAAATCTCAACATGTTGAACCATCAACAACAATTCTTGAGGGGTTTGCCACTACCACAAATTCCAGTGCAATTCCAACAACAAACAAACATTCTTCCAATCTATCAATCCGGAGTTTGTGCAAAAAAGATGCAAGAATTTGTCCATTGCCAGCAGCGCCGGCCGGCCGACAACAACATTATCTTCTGGAAGAGATTTGTGGCCGAGTTTTTCGCTCCGAATGGTAAGAAGAGCTTCTGTTTCTCCTTGTATCCAAGAACAAAAACCAGAGCCAATTTTTCCCTTGGTGGTATGAAAAAATGTGATATATGCAAGAAGAATCCTGTTAATGGCTATGAAGTGTGTTTTGATGTTCTTCCAAGGCTTTTAATGGTGAAATATGAGAGTGGACTATTGGAAGAGAAGCTTTTTACCGACATTCCCCGCGAATTCAGAGACCCTTCTGGCTACATTGTTCTGGTCTGCAAGAAAGCAAGAAGAGAAAGCTTGTTCCACAAGTTTCGCGTCGTCCACGAAGGTTCCATTCGAATAGTCTTCTCCCCTTACATCAAGATATGTTCTTGGGAATTCTGCGTGACGCGCCACGAAGTGTTCATTAGCAGAAGGCATTTGGTTCCTAATGTGAATCAAATTGGCGATGCCATATCAAAGTTCCGGGATTTCGCAGCCAATAATAATGACAACAATAATGTTGCTGCTGAGGAGTTTCAAGAAAGTAGCAGTAAGTTGGTTGCAGTAACACAAGAATTGGCTAAGAAATTGGAAGTTCCAATGCTTGATGATTATTCGGGGTTTGCTAAGAGCTATGTTAGGTGCCTTCAATTATCAGAAGTTGGGAACTCTATGAAAGACATGATTGATTTCAGCATACGGAATAAGATTGGACCTATTGAGAGCTTGGCCAAATTCCCAAAGAAATTTAGAATTGGTGATCATGGTGAAGATCAATTGCAGCAACAACAGCAGCATCAAAACGGGAATCATGATTTGAATAATGGTGGTAGGAACAATGGAAACACACCTGGTATGCAAATTGGTTCTTCTAGTTGA
- the LOC130951818 gene encoding RPM1-interacting protein 4-like isoform X1, which produces MNASQTLILRRQPPRVSSALHFLWILFQAWLEMAQRSHVPKFGNWESGENVPYTAYFDKARKDRTGTKMINPNDPEENSDLSFYNSSSDQLPPAIPGTDSEHPSGKGSKTSTHELQKSKEDSDAKPFVDSPARQASQGVGSADNRRRPSRQSTGSEYSIERSPLHRQARAPGKDSPSWEGKNSYDSSHGTPGRSRLRPANRGDETPDKGAAVPKFGEWDVSNPASADGYTHIFNQVREERQGGAGVTPGTPNQRPHFIKNQPSNDKAQCCCFWWSSK; this is translated from the exons ATGAATG CGTCACAGACTCTGATCCTTCGCCGGCAGCCGCCACGTGTCTCTTCTGCTCTGCACTTTCTGTGGATTCTTTTCCAAGCTTGGTTAGAAATGGCA CAACGATCGCATGTACCAAAATTTGGCAATTGGGAAAGTGGAGAAAATGTTCCATATACAGCTTATTTTGACAAGGCTCGGAAAGATCGAACTGGCACGAAGATGATAAATCCGAATGACCCTGAGGAGAATTCAGATTTATCATTTTATAATTCATCATCTGATCAGCTACCTCCGGCCATACCCGGAACTGATTCAGAGCATCCATCTGGAAAGGGATCTAAGACATCCACACATGAGTTACAGAAGAGCAAGGAAGACAGTGATGCTAAGCCTTTTGTTGACTCTCCTGCTCGTCAAGCAAGCCAGGGAGTAGGTTCTGCCGATAACCGAAGAAGACCTTCTAGACAAAGTACTGGTTCTGAGTACAGCATCGAACGTTCTCCCCTTCATCGTCAAGCCAGAGCCCCTGGAAAGGATAGTCCATCATGGGAAGGAAAGAATTCCTATGATAGCAGCCATGGAACACCAGGAAGATCCCGGTTAAGACCAGCTAATCGGGGCGATGAGACT CCTGACAAAGGAGCAGCTGTTCCAAAGTTCGGCGAGTGGGATGTTAGTAACCCTGCATCAGCTGATGGCTACACTCACATTTTCAACCAAGTGAGAGAGGAGAGACAGGGCGGAGCTGGAGTTACGCCAGGCACACCTAACCAAAGACCACACTTTATCAAGAACCAACCTAGCAATGACAAAGCACAG TGTTGCTGCTTTTGGTGGAGCAGCAAATGA
- the LOC130951818 gene encoding RPM1-interacting protein 4-like isoform X2, with translation MAQRSHVPKFGNWESGENVPYTAYFDKARKDRTGTKMINPNDPEENSDLSFYNSSSDQLPPAIPGTDSEHPSGKGSKTSTHELQKSKEDSDAKPFVDSPARQASQGVGSADNRRRPSRQSTGSEYSIERSPLHRQARAPGKDSPSWEGKNSYDSSHGTPGRSRLRPANRGDETPDKGAAVPKFGEWDVSNPASADGYTHIFNQVREERQGGAGVTPGTPNQRPHFIKNQPSNDKAQCCCFWWSSK, from the exons ATGGCA CAACGATCGCATGTACCAAAATTTGGCAATTGGGAAAGTGGAGAAAATGTTCCATATACAGCTTATTTTGACAAGGCTCGGAAAGATCGAACTGGCACGAAGATGATAAATCCGAATGACCCTGAGGAGAATTCAGATTTATCATTTTATAATTCATCATCTGATCAGCTACCTCCGGCCATACCCGGAACTGATTCAGAGCATCCATCTGGAAAGGGATCTAAGACATCCACACATGAGTTACAGAAGAGCAAGGAAGACAGTGATGCTAAGCCTTTTGTTGACTCTCCTGCTCGTCAAGCAAGCCAGGGAGTAGGTTCTGCCGATAACCGAAGAAGACCTTCTAGACAAAGTACTGGTTCTGAGTACAGCATCGAACGTTCTCCCCTTCATCGTCAAGCCAGAGCCCCTGGAAAGGATAGTCCATCATGGGAAGGAAAGAATTCCTATGATAGCAGCCATGGAACACCAGGAAGATCCCGGTTAAGACCAGCTAATCGGGGCGATGAGACT CCTGACAAAGGAGCAGCTGTTCCAAAGTTCGGCGAGTGGGATGTTAGTAACCCTGCATCAGCTGATGGCTACACTCACATTTTCAACCAAGTGAGAGAGGAGAGACAGGGCGGAGCTGGAGTTACGCCAGGCACACCTAACCAAAGACCACACTTTATCAAGAACCAACCTAGCAATGACAAAGCACAG TGTTGCTGCTTTTGGTGGAGCAGCAAATGA